A genomic stretch from Candidatus Omnitrophota bacterium includes:
- a CDS encoding RluA family pseudouridine synthase yields the protein MLRTIRVVYEDAHLLVVEKPAGMLTVATVKNERGTLVNILRDEGYRVYPCHRLDRDTSGLIMFAKDKNTLDKMRQQFREHNVRKAYKAIVQGSLQRKGGTISYDIIEKGVKKPARTDYVVLESNPLFTLAEVRPLTGRTNQIRIHFKQIGHPLVGERKFFLAKRSGVKFRRAALHAERLDFRHPYTGEKIRLRSALPKDMENFLRGTK from the coding sequence ATGCTGAGAACTATCAGAGTAGTGTATGAGGACGCTCATCTATTGGTCGTGGAAAAGCCGGCGGGGATGCTGACTGTGGCAACGGTCAAGAATGAACGCGGGACGCTGGTCAATATTTTAAGGGACGAGGGCTACAGGGTGTATCCCTGCCACCGGCTGGACAGGGATACTTCGGGCTTGATCATGTTCGCCAAAGACAAAAATACGCTGGATAAGATGCGGCAGCAGTTCCGGGAGCACAACGTGAGAAAGGCCTACAAGGCAATAGTGCAGGGCTCCCTGCAGAGAAAAGGCGGCACGATAAGTTACGATATCATTGAAAAGGGCGTAAAAAAACCCGCCCGCACCGACTATGTGGTGCTTGAATCCAATCCCTTGTTCACGCTGGCAGAGGTGCGCCCCTTGACAGGCAGGACAAATCAGATAAGGATACACTTCAAACAGATAGGCCATCCGCTGGTAGGCGAGAGAAAATTTTTTCTGGCAAAGAGATCCGGAGTTAAATTCAGGAGGGCCGCCTTGCATGCCGAACGCCTGGATTTCAGGCATCCTTACACCGGAGAAAAGATACGGCTGAGAAGCGCGCTGCCTAAAGACATGGAAAACTTCTTGAGAGGAACAAAATGA